In a genomic window of Muntiacus reevesi chromosome 1, mMunRee1.1, whole genome shotgun sequence:
- the SBF1 gene encoding myotubularin-related protein 5 isoform X7, giving the protein MRGAWGHCRPPRLARLTSCLLQRRWCWCHDWTTWRCSGLGLIYTIHVEGLNVGLENVVGNLLTCLIPLAGGSQLDSGEDGVRTISLGAGDRQVIQTPLTDSLPISRCSVALLFRQLGITNVLSLFCAALTEHKVLFLSRSYQRLSDACRGLLALLFPLRYSFTYVPILPAQLLEVLSTPTPFIIGVNAAFQAEAQELLDVIVADLDGGTVTVPECVHIPPLPEPLQSQTHSILSMVLDPELELADLAFPPPTMSISSLKMQDKELRAVFLRLFAQLLQGYRWCLHMVRIHPEPVIRFHKAAFLGQRGLVEDDFLMKVLEGMAFAGFVSERGVPYRPTDLFDELVAHEVARMRADENHPQRVLRHVKELAEQLYKNENPYPAVAMHKVQRPGEASHLRRAPRPFPRLDEGVVQWIVDQAAAKMQGAPPAVKAEKRTTVPSGPPMTAIVERSGGLHGNSARRLEVVRNCISYVFEGKMLEAKKLLPAVLRALKGRAARRCLAQELHLHVQQNRAVLDHQQFDFVVRMMNCCLQDCTSLDEHGIAAALLPLVTAFCRKLSPGVTQFAYSCVQEHVVWSTPQFWEAMFYGDVQTHIRALYLEPAEDRDPFSVCGGSLGWGMGGPGSRSPVPLRQVGEAPPQGDERSALDVASEQRRLWPTLSREKQQELVQKEESTVFSQAIHYANRMSYLLLPLDSSKSRLLRERAGLGELESASNSLVTNSMAGSVAESYDTESGFEDAEACDVAGAVVRFINRFVDKVCTESGVTSDHLKGLHVMVPDIVQMHIETLEAVHRESKRLPPIQKPKLLRPRLLPGEECVLDGLRVYLLPDGREEGAGGPGGGPALLPAEGAVFLTTYRVIFTGMPTDPLVGEQVVVRSFPVAALTKEKRISVQTPVDQLLQDGLQLRSCTFQLLKMAFDEEVGSDSAELFRKQLHKLRYPPDIRGTFALTLGSAHTPGRPPRATKDKGPSFRTLSRNLVKNAKKTIGRQYVTRKKYNPPSWEHRGQPSPEDQEDEISVSEELEPSTLTPSSALKPSDRMTMSSLVERACCRDYQRLGLGTLSSSLSRAKSEPFRISPVNRMYAICRSYPGLLIVPQSIQDNALQRVSRCYRQNRFPVVCWRSGRSKAVLLRSGGLHGKGVVGLFKAQNAPSPGQSQADSSSLEQEKYLQAVVSSMPRYADASGRNTLSGFSSAHMGSHVPSPRARVTTLSNPMAASASRRTAPRGKWGSVRASGRSGGLSTDVGSRLAGVGPPQANGAPPDPGFLRPQRAALYIIGDKAQLKGVRPDPLQQWELVPIEVFEARQVKASFKKLLKACVPGCPATEPGPASFLRSLEDSEWLIQIHKLLQVSVLVVELLDSGSSVLVSLEDGWDITTQVVSLVQLLSDPFYRTLEGFRLLVEKEWLSFGHRFSHRGAHTLAGQSSGFTPVFLQFLDCVHQIHLQFPMEFEFSPFYLKFLGYHHVSRRFRTFLLDSDYERIELGLLYEEKGERRAPQACRSVWEYVERLSKRTPVFYNYMYAPEDAEVLRPYSNVSNLKVWDFYTEETLAEGPPYDWELAQGPPEPPEEERPDGGAPQSRRRVVWPCYDSRPRAQPDAISRLLEEMQRLETELGRPPERWKDAWDRVKAAQRLEGRPDGRGTPSSLLVSSVPHHRRSLGVYLQEGPVGSTLSLSLDSDQSSGSTASSSRQAARRSTSTLYSQFQTAESENRSYEGTLYKKGAFMKPWKARWFVLDKTKHQLRYYDHRVDTECKGVIDLAEVEAVAPGAPTMGAPKTVDEKAFFDVKTTRRVYNFCAQDVPSAQQWVDQIQSCLSDA; this is encoded by the exons ATGAGGGGGGCTTGGGGGCACTGTCGCCCCCCGCGCCTGGCCCGCCTGACCAGCTGTTTGCTCCAAAGACGCTGGTGTTGGTGTCACGACTGGACCACGTGGAGGTGTTCAGG CCTCGGCCTCATCTACACCATCCACGTAGAGGGTCTGAACGTGGGCCTGGAGAACGTGGTCGGGAACCTGCTGACGTGCCTCATCCCCCTGGCCGGGGGCTCGCAG CTGGACTCTGGTGAGGATGGAGTG AGAACCATCTCTTTGGGCGCCGGGGACCGGCAGGTCATTCAGACCCCGCTCACCGACTCACTGCCCATCAGCCGCTGCAGTGTGGCCCTGCTATTCCGCCAGCTGG GCATCACCAACGTGCTGTCCCTGTTCTGCGCGGCACTCACCGAGCACAAGGTGCTCTTCCTGTCCCGGAGCTACCAGCGCCTCTCCGATGCCTGCCGGGGACTCCTGGCGCTGCTGTTCCCTCTCAGATACAG CTTCACCTACGTGCCCATCCTGCCGGCGCAGCTCCTGGAGGTGCTCAGCACGCCCACGCCCTTCATCATCGGAGTCAATGCCGCCTTCCAGGCAGAGGCCCAGGAGCTG CTGGACGTGATTGTTGCTGATCTGGATGGCGGGACGGTGACTGTCCCCGAGTGTGTGCACATTCCACCCCTGCCTGAGCccctgcagagtcagacacacagcaTCCTGAGCATG GTCCTGGATCCAGAGCTGGAGCTGGCCGACCTTGCCTTCCCTCCACCTACGATGTCCATTTCCTCCCTGAAGATGCAG GACAAGGAGCTGCGTGCCGTCTTCCTGAGGCTCTTCGCTCAACTCCTGCAAGGCTACCGCTGGTGTCTGCACATGGTCCGCATCCACCCGGAGCCCGTAATCCGCTTTCATAAG GCAGCTTTCCTGGGCCAGCGCGGGCTCGTGGAGGATGATTTCCTGATGAAGGTGCTGGAGGGCATGGCCTTCGCAGGCTTCGTGTCAGAGCGCGGGGTCCCCTACCGCCCTACAGACCTGTTTGATGAg CTGGTGGCCCATGAAGTCGCTCGGATGCGGGCAGACGAGAACCACCCCCAGCGAGTTCTGCGTCACGTCAAGGAACTGGCTGAGCAGCTCTACAAGAAC GAGAACCCGTACCCTGCTGTGGCTATGCACAAGGTACAGCGGCCAGGCGAGGCCAGCCACCTGCGGCGGGCACCCCGGCCCTTCCCCCGGCTGGACGAGGGCGTGGTGCAGTGGATCGTGGACCAGGCCGCGGCCAAGATGCAGGGCGCGCCCCCCGCTGTGAAGGCCGAGAAGAGGACCACTGTGCCCTCGGGGCCGCCCATGA CGGCCATTGTGGAGCGGAGTGGCGGGCTGCATGGTAACAGCGCGCGCCGGCTGGAGGTGGTCCGGAACTGCATCTCCTATGTGTTCGAGGGGAAGATGCTGGAGGCCAAGAAG CTGCTCCCAGCTGTGCTGAGGGCCCTGAAGGGGCGCGCGGCCCGCCGCtgccttgcccaggagctgcaccTGCATGTGCAGCAGAACCGGGCCGTCCTGGACCACCAGCAGTTCGACTTTGTGGTCCGCATGATGAACTGCTGCCTGCAG gattGCACCTCCCTGGATGAGCACGGCATCGCAGCTGCTCTGCTGCCCCTGGTCACTGCCTTCTGCCGG AAGCTGAGTCCAGGGGTGACGCAGTTTGCATACAGCTGCGTGCAGGAGCACGTGGTGTGGAGCACACCGCAGTTCTGGGAGGCCATGTTCTACGGGGACGTGCAAACCCACATCCGGGCCCTCTACCTGGAGCCTGCCGAGGACCGGGACCCCTTCTCGGTGTGTGGGGGCTCCCTGGGCTGGGGGATGGGTGGGCCTGGCTCTCGCTCACCTGTGCCCCTGCGTCAGGTAGGGGAGGCGCCCCCGCAGGGGGACGAGCGCTCTGCCTTGGACGTGGCTTCTGAGCAGAGGCGACTGTGGCCCACGCTGAGCCGAGAGAAGCAGCAGGAGCTGGTGCAGAAGGAGGAGAGCACCGTCTTCAGCCAGGCCATCCACTACGCCAACCGCATGAGCTACCTGCTCCTGCCCCTGGACAGCAGCAAGAGTCGCCTGCTCCGGGAGCGCGCGGGGCTGGGCGAGCTCGAGAGCGCCAGCAACAGCCTTGTCACCAACAG CATGGCGGGCAGCGTGGCGGAGAGCTACGACACGGAGAGCGGCTTCGAGGACGCGGAGGCCTGTGACGTGGCCGGGGCTGTGGTCCGCTTCATCAACCGCTTCGTGGACAAGGTCTGCACAGAGAGTGGGGTCACCAGCGACCACCTCAAGGGGCTGCATGTCATGGTGCCAG ACATCGTCCAGATGCACATCGAGACCCTGGAGGCCGTGCACAGAGAGAGCAAGAGGCTGCCCCCCATCCAGAAG CCCAAGCTGCTTCGGCCGCGCCTGCTGCCCGGAGAGGAGTGTGTGCTCGACGGCCTTCGCGTCTACCTGTTGCCCGACGGGCGAGAGGAAGGCGCGGGGGGCCCTGGGGGCGGCCCTGCACTGCTGCCGGCCGAGGGCGCAGTCTTCCTCACCACATACCGGGTCATCTTCACGGGGATGCCCACCGACCCCCTGG TGGGGGAGCAGGTGGTGGTCCGCTCCTTCCCGGTGGCTGCGCTGACCAAGGAGAAGCGCATCAGCGTCCAGACCCCTGTGGACCAGCTCCTGCAGGACGGGCTGCAGCTGCGCTCCTGCACCTTCCAG CTGCTGAAGATGGCGTTTGACGAGGAGGTGGGGTCTGACAGCGCCGAGCTCTTCCGCAAGCAGCTGCACAAGCTGCGGTACCCACCAGACATCAGAGGCACGTTCGCGCTCACCTTGGGTTCTGCCCATACCCCCGGCCGGCCGCCCCGTGCCACCAAGGACAAGGGACCTTCCTTCAG gacCCTGTCTAGGAACTTGGTGAAGAATGCCAAGAAGACTATCGGGCGGCAGTATGTCACTCGGAAGAAGTACAACCCCCCCAGCTGGGAGCATCGGGGCCAGCCGTCCCCTGAGGACCAAGAGGACGAGATCTCTG TGTCGGAGGAGCTGGAGCCCAGCACGCTGACCCCGTCCTCGGCCCTGAAGCCCTCGGACCGCATGACCATGAGCAGCCTGGTGGAGCGGGCGTGCTGCCGGGACTACCAGCGCCTGGGGCTGGGCACGCTGAGCAGCAGCCTGAGCCGAGCCAAGTCTGAGCCCTTCCGGATCTCCCCGGTGAACCGCATGTACGCCATCTGCCGCAG CTACCCGGGGCTGCTGATCGTGCCCCAAAGCATCCAGGACAACGCTCTGCAGCGCGTCTCCCGCTGCTACCGCCAGAACCGCTTCCCCGTGGTCTGTTGGCGCAGCGGGCGCTCCAAGGCCGTGCTGCTGCGCTCTGGAGGCCTGCACGGCAAGGGTGTTGTCGGTCTCTTCAAGGCCCAGAATGCGCCTTCCCCAG GCCAGTCCCAGGCCGACTCCAGCAGCCTGGAACAAGAGAAGTACTTGCAGGCTGTAGTCAGCTCCATGCCGCGTTACGCGGATGCATCCGGTCGCAACACGCTCAGCGGCTTCTCCTCCGCCCACATGGGCAGCCATG TGCCCAGCCCCAGAGCCAGGGTCACCACGCTGTCCAACCCCATGGCGGCCTCGGCCTCCAGACGGACTGCGCCCCGAG GTAAATGGGGCAGCGTCCGGGCCAGCGGGCGCAGCGGTGGGCTCAGCACTGATGTGGGCTCCCGGCTAGCAGGTGTGGGCCCCCCGCAGGCCAACGGGGCCCCTCCTGACCCAGGCTTTCTGCGGCCCCAGCGCGCAGCCCTCTATATCATTGGAGACAAAGCCCAGCTGAAG ggtgtgCGGCCAGACCCCCTGCAGCAGTGGGAGCTGGTGCCCATTGAGGTGTTTGAGGCGCGGCAGGTGAAGGCGAGCTTCAAGAAGCTGCTAAAGGCCTGTGTCCCTGGCTGTCCTGCCACCGAGCCCGGTCCAGCCTCCTTTCTGCGCTCACTGGAAGACTCAGAGTGGCTCATCCag ATCCACAAGCTGCTGCAGGTGTCGGTGCTGGTGGTGGAGCTCCTGGACTCGGGCTCCTCCGTCCTGGTGAGCCTGGAGGACGGCTGGGACATCACCACTCAG GTGGTGTCGCTGGTGCAGCTGCTCTCAGACCCCTTCTACCGCACCCTGGAAGGCTTCCGCCTGCTGGTGGAGAAGGAGTGGCTGTCCTTCGGCCATCGCTTCAGCCACCGCGGGGCCCACACTCTAGCTGGGCAGAGCAGTGGTttcactccagtcttcctgcagTTCCTGGACTGTGTACACCAG ATCCACCTGCAGTTCCCCATGGAGTTCGAGTTCAGTCCTTTCTACCTCAAGTTCCTTGGCTACCATCACGTCTCCCGCCGCTTCCGGACCTTCCTGCTGGACTCCGACTATGAACGCATTGAGCTGG GGCTGCTTTACGAGGAGAAGGGGGAGCGCCGGGCCCCGCAGGCCTGCCGCTCGGTGTGGGAGTACGTGGAGCGGCTGAGCAAGCGGACGCCCGTGTTCTACAACTACATGTACGCACCGGAGGACGCGGAG GTCCTGCGGCCCTACAGCAACGTGTCCAACCTGAAGGTGTGGGACTTCTACACCGAGGAGACGCTGGCCGAGGGCCCCCCCTACGACTGGGAGCTGGCGCAGGGCCCCCCCGAGCCCCCGGAGGAAGAGCGGCCAGATGGGGGTGCCCCCCAGAGCAGGCGCCGGGTGGTGTGGCCCTGCTATGACAGCCGCCCCCGAGCACAGCCCGATGCCATCTCCCGGCTCCTGGAG gagatgcagcgtCTGGAGACCGAGCTGGGCCGCCCCCCCGAGCGCTGGAAGGACGCCTGGGATCGGGTGAAGGCAGCGCAGCGCCTCGAGGGCCGGCCAGACGGACGT GGCACCCCCAGCTCCCTGCTGGTGTCCAGCGTGCCCCACCACCGCCGCTCGCTGGGTGTGTACCTGCAGGAGGGCCCCGTGGGCTCCACACTGAGCCTCAGCCTGGACAGTGACCAGAGCAGCGGCTCCACCGCGTCCAGCTCGCGGCAGGCAGCCCGCCGCAGCACCAGCACCCTCTACAGCCAGTTCCAGACGGCAGAGAGTGAGAACAG GTCCTACGAGGGCACCCTGTACAAGAAGGGCGCCTTCATGAAGCCCTGGAAGGCCCGCTGGTTCGTGCTGGACAAGACGAAGCACCAG CTGCGCTACTATGACCACCGCGTGGACACGGAGTGCAAGGGCGTCATCGACCTGGCCGAGGTGGAGGCGGTGGCACCCGGCGCGCCCACCATGGGTGCCCCCAAGACTGTGGACGAGAAGGCTTTCTTTGAC GTGAAGACGACGCGTCGTGTTTACAACTTCTGTGCCCAGGACGTGCCGTCGGCCCAGCAGTGGGTGGACCAGATCCAGAGCTGCCTGTCAGACGCCTGA